In Piliocolobus tephrosceles isolate RC106 chromosome 12, ASM277652v3, whole genome shotgun sequence, one DNA window encodes the following:
- the ETDB gene encoding embryonic testis differentiation protein homolog A: MDKELPKGTPRETALNIKKSDKSFKRKKPTKNVLVFLINRQLGRHRSDIDLSRWLWMLS, from the coding sequence ATGGATAAAGAACTCCCCAAAGGGACCCCCAGAGAGACTGCACTGAACATCAAGAAATCAGACAAATCCTTCAAACGCAAGAAGCCCACCAAAAATGTGCTGGTCTTTTTAATCAACAGACAACTGGGCAGGCACAGAAGTGACATCGACCTGTCAAGGTGGCTGTGGATGCTGTCATAA